The following proteins come from a genomic window of Pseudomonas hygromyciniae:
- a CDS encoding PepSY domain-containing protein: MLKKTLFQLHWFFGITAGLVLALMGVTGAAYSFQDEILRALNPSVLTVHKQPAGVLPPAELVRKLEATEGKAVSMLWVESESGNAARVFFTPPAGERRGQMRYFDPYTGDYLGDAVGQDFFGLMLQLHRFLAIGDTGRQITGACTLILIFFCLSGLYLRWPRQVANWRAWLTLDWRKKGRSFNWDLHSVFGTWCLLFYLLAALTGLYWSYEWYSKGLTRLLSDAPQNERVRNRGPAPAGPAPVANYDAIWSSIYSTAGPDLSAYNIRMPPVAGQPATVYYLLQSSPHDRALNQINLDPATGVVKSVERYGDKSLKAQLLTSIYALHVGSYFGLVGRIILTVTSLCMPLFFITGWLLYLDRRRKKRQVRNARKGLGDNPGDAPAWLIGFASQSGVAEQLAWQTAGQLQAAGLPVKVQSLGSVSENDLRQSEHALFVVSTFGDGEAPDSARGFERSVLGSDLALQGLSYSVLALGDRQYQHFCGFARRLHFWLTNQGGNALFAPVEVDSGDQQALLHWQQQLGQITGHAPAAAWASASYENWTLNRRTLLNPDSSGSGVYLLGLNPPAPRDWLAGDLVEILPRNCPLAVEHFLDGLGIAGTDEVLIDGLARPLEQVLAGRQLPANRSHLVGLHAQALVEALVPIGMREYSIASIASDGVLELIVRQERHADGSLGLGSGWLTEHAPLGAAISLRLRRNSGFHLPTEPVPMILLGNGTGLAGLRSLLKARIADGQQRNWLLFGERNIAHDYHCQAEVQGWLASGDLALLDLAFSRDQAEKIYVQDRLRESADVLRKWLADGAVIYVCGSLQGMAAGVDQALVDILGSEAVERLIEQGRYRRDVY; encoded by the coding sequence GTGTTGAAGAAGACCCTATTCCAGTTGCACTGGTTTTTCGGCATTACCGCCGGGCTGGTGTTGGCATTGATGGGGGTTACCGGGGCTGCGTACTCGTTCCAGGATGAAATCCTGCGGGCACTCAACCCGTCGGTACTGACCGTGCACAAGCAACCCGCCGGGGTGCTGCCACCCGCTGAACTGGTGCGCAAGCTCGAAGCCACCGAAGGCAAGGCTGTGTCCATGCTGTGGGTGGAAAGCGAAAGCGGCAACGCCGCCCGCGTCTTCTTCACACCGCCAGCGGGCGAGCGCCGGGGGCAGATGCGCTACTTCGACCCGTACACCGGCGACTACCTGGGCGACGCCGTCGGCCAGGATTTTTTTGGCTTGATGCTGCAACTGCACCGCTTCCTGGCCATAGGTGACACCGGCCGGCAAATCACCGGTGCCTGTACGCTGATCCTGATTTTCTTCTGCCTCTCCGGCCTGTACCTGCGCTGGCCGCGCCAAGTGGCGAACTGGCGTGCCTGGCTGACCCTGGACTGGCGCAAAAAAGGCCGCAGCTTCAACTGGGACCTGCATTCGGTGTTCGGCACCTGGTGCTTGCTGTTCTATCTGTTGGCGGCGCTCACCGGCCTGTATTGGTCCTACGAGTGGTACAGCAAGGGCCTGACCCGATTGCTGTCCGATGCCCCGCAAAACGAGCGGGTGCGCAACCGTGGCCCCGCGCCTGCGGGCCCGGCGCCCGTGGCCAATTACGACGCCATCTGGAGCAGCATCTACAGCACCGCCGGCCCGGACCTGAGTGCCTACAACATTCGTATGCCACCTGTCGCCGGGCAACCGGCCACGGTCTACTACCTGCTGCAAAGCTCACCCCATGACCGCGCGCTGAACCAGATCAACCTGGACCCGGCCACCGGTGTGGTCAAAAGCGTCGAGCGCTATGGCGACAAAAGCCTCAAGGCGCAATTGCTGACCAGCATCTATGCGCTGCATGTGGGCAGTTACTTCGGCCTGGTGGGGCGGATCATCCTTACCGTCACTTCGCTGTGCATGCCGCTGTTCTTTATTACCGGCTGGTTGCTGTACCTGGACCGCCGCCGCAAAAAGCGCCAGGTCCGCAATGCACGCAAAGGCCTGGGCGACAACCCTGGGGATGCACCGGCCTGGCTGATCGGTTTCGCCAGCCAGAGCGGCGTTGCCGAGCAACTGGCCTGGCAGACCGCTGGCCAACTGCAGGCCGCCGGCTTGCCGGTGAAAGTGCAGTCCCTGGGCAGCGTCAGCGAAAACGACCTGCGCCAGTCGGAACACGCGCTGTTTGTGGTCAGCACCTTCGGCGACGGCGAAGCACCGGACAGCGCACGCGGCTTCGAGCGCAGCGTACTGGGCAGCGACCTTGCCCTTCAGGGCCTGAGCTACTCGGTGCTGGCCCTGGGCGATCGTCAATACCAACACTTCTGCGGCTTTGCCCGGCGCCTGCACTTCTGGCTGACCAACCAGGGCGGCAACGCGTTGTTCGCTCCGGTCGAAGTCGACAGCGGCGATCAGCAAGCCCTGCTGCACTGGCAACAACAACTGGGCCAGATCACCGGCCACGCACCGGCGGCGGCCTGGGCCAGCGCCAGCTACGAAAACTGGACCCTGAACCGGCGCACCCTGCTCAACCCAGACAGCAGCGGCTCGGGCGTCTACCTACTAGGGCTCAACCCGCCGGCCCCACGCGACTGGCTGGCCGGCGACCTGGTAGAGATCCTGCCACGCAATTGCCCGTTAGCCGTCGAACATTTCCTCGACGGCCTGGGCATCGCGGGCACGGACGAAGTGCTGATCGATGGCTTGGCGCGGCCCCTGGAACAGGTGCTTGCCGGCCGCCAGTTGCCGGCCAACCGCTCCCATCTGGTGGGCCTGCACGCCCAAGCCCTGGTGGAGGCGCTAGTACCCATAGGGATGCGCGAATACTCCATCGCCTCGATTGCCAGCGATGGCGTACTGGAACTGATCGTGCGCCAGGAACGCCACGCCGACGGCAGCCTGGGCCTGGGCTCGGGTTGGCTGACCGAGCACGCACCACTGGGCGCGGCGATCAGCCTGCGGTTGCGGCGCAACAGCGGCTTCCATTTGCCCACCGAGCCGGTACCGATGATTCTGCTGGGTAACGGCACGGGCCTGGCCGGTTTGCGCAGCTTGCTCAAGGCACGCATCGCCGACGGCCAGCAGCGTAACTGGCTGCTGTTCGGCGAACGCAACATCGCCCATGACTACCATTGCCAGGCCGAAGTGCAAGGCTGGCTGGCCAGTGGAGACCTGGCGCTGCTGGACCTGGCGTTTTCGCGAGATCAGGCAGAGAAGATCTACGTCCAGGACCGCCTGCGTGAATCCGCCGATGTCCTGCGTAAATGGCTGGCCGACGGCGCGGTGATTTATGTCTGCGGGAGCTTGCAGGGGATGGCGGCAGGGGTCGATCAGGCCTTGGTTGATATCCTGGGCAGCGAGGCCGTGGAACGACTTATCGAACAAGGCCGTTACCGCCGGGATGTGTACTGA